From a single Microcoleus sp. FACHB-831 genomic region:
- a CDS encoding cyclic peptide export ABC transporter: MNHYRLLLRTSWVTVTLAAIAGLLSGASSVGLIALINLSLRNAKLPADQLAWSFFGLCLVLLITTAASQILIARLSQGVIFNLRMVLTRRILACPLRHLEEIGSHRLLALLTEDVEAVSNASISVSTLCVNTAILASCLLYFSWLSLPVFFLMGGFLVLAFFSYALLMNKGSHFFQLARELQDKLFAHFQTATQGTKELKLHRERREAFLEDDLKVTAAASRHYRVAAMTIFAIAGSWGVLLFFIPIGLLIFAFPLFTKISVNVLSGYALTIIFMITPLQNILNALPDLTKADIALKKIESIGLSLAAQTTEADLKNTTESKIKWDSLQLVEVTHAYVGEGQDNPFILGPIDLSFNRGELVFIVGGNGSGKSTLVKLIAGLYIPESGVIKIDSDSITDNNREWYRQQFSVVFSDFYLFDRLLGLGTPDLDNQTQKYLKQLQLERKVKVERGVFSTTALSQGQRKRLALLTAYLEDRPIYIFDEWASDQDPIFKEVFYTQLLPELKNRGKTILVISHDDRYFEVAERIVKLDYGKVQYYKHL; encoded by the coding sequence ATGAACCATTACCGCCTGCTTTTACGCACTTCTTGGGTAACAGTAACTTTAGCTGCGATCGCTGGTCTTTTAAGCGGAGCAAGTAGTGTTGGTCTTATTGCCTTAATTAACCTCTCTTTAAGGAACGCAAAACTACCCGCAGACCAATTAGCCTGGAGCTTTTTTGGTCTGTGCTTGGTTCTGCTCATTACAACTGCTGCTTCTCAGATTTTAATAGCCCGCCTTTCGCAAGGAGTCATCTTCAACCTGCGGATGGTGTTGACACGCCGCATCCTTGCTTGCCCCTTGCGACACTTAGAAGAAATTGGTTCGCACCGTCTTTTAGCCCTGCTTACCGAAGATGTTGAAGCTGTTTCTAATGCCTCAATTTCAGTTTCTACTCTATGCGTTAATACGGCGATTTTAGCTAGCTGTCTGCTCTATTTTAGTTGGCTATCTTTACCCGTATTCTTTTTAATGGGTGGGTTCTTGGTATTGGCATTCTTTAGTTATGCTTTGCTGATGAATAAGGGCAGCCATTTTTTCCAACTTGCCCGCGAACTGCAAGACAAATTATTTGCTCATTTCCAGACTGCTACGCAAGGTACTAAGGAACTTAAACTGCACCGCGAAAGGCGCGAAGCGTTTTTAGAGGATGACCTTAAGGTTACAGCAGCAGCTTCCCGACATTACCGAGTTGCTGCAATGACTATTTTCGCGATCGCTGGAAGTTGGGGAGTGCTATTATTTTTTATCCCCATCGGTCTGCTAATTTTTGCTTTTCCCTTATTTACAAAGATTTCTGTTAACGTTTTGTCTGGCTATGCGTTGACGATCATCTTTATGATTACACCGCTGCAAAATATCCTCAACGCCCTACCCGACTTAACAAAAGCGGATATTGCTTTGAAAAAGATTGAGTCTATTGGTTTATCCTTAGCAGCGCAGACAACTGAAGCAGATCTTAAAAATACTACTGAATCAAAGATTAAGTGGGACTCTTTACAATTGGTGGAAGTTACTCATGCTTACGTGGGAGAAGGGCAAGATAATCCCTTTATTTTAGGCCCAATCGACCTAAGCTTTAATCGTGGAGAACTTGTATTTATTGTTGGGGGCAATGGTAGTGGTAAATCTACTCTAGTGAAGCTAATCGCTGGGTTATACATCCCTGAATCTGGAGTAATTAAAATCGATAGCGACTCTATCACTGATAATAATCGCGAGTGGTATCGCCAGCAGTTTTCAGTTGTATTTTCCGATTTTTATCTCTTCGATCGACTGTTGGGGTTAGGAACCCCAGATCTCGATAATCAGACACAAAAATACCTAAAACAACTACAGCTAGAGCGCAAAGTTAAGGTAGAACGCGGGGTATTTTCTACTACTGCTCTATCTCAAGGTCAGCGCAAACGCCTCGCTTTATTAACTGCTTATTTGGAAGACCGCCCTATCTATATTTTTGACGAATGGGCATCAGATCAAGATCCTATATTTAAAGAAGTTTTTTACACTCAATTGTTGCCAGAACTAAAAAATAGGGGTAAAACAATTTTGGTTATTAGTCACGATGACCGCTATTTTGAAGTTGCAGAGCGGATAGTGAAGTTAGATTATGGCAAAGTGCAGTATTACAAACACTTATAA